The following are from one region of the Deltaproteobacteria bacterium genome:
- a CDS encoding 23S rRNA (adenine(2503)-C(2))-methyltransferase RlmN, which yields MIPSTVPRGADLLGMTLAEYAAAHATHPQHARSQYARLMREGDGAILPAVTRVERNDGLTKFCLPVGTHPGMALETESVIIPMRNYSGMDWYTLCLSSQVGCRMGCTFCETGRMGLLRNLSSAEIVRQRLVARQLMLDQDPLAATRPFRYFSDGIRNLVFMGMGEPLDNFDAVVQAIRVFNDPRGLDIPLTQVTISTVGRIDGIRKLAQLNWPNLRLAISLNAPNDRLRDELMPINKGMPLADLQLALLDYPLPRRGLFLIEYVLIKDVNDAPALADEVAAWCRPLRCVVNVIPYNPQRDASYATPSDDAIVRFCARLRSQGVFVKRRITHGRDLMGACGQLGNPDLRRVQRSSSSSFSRAANS from the coding sequence GTGATTCCCTCGACCGTCCCACGCGGCGCCGATTTGCTCGGCATGACGCTCGCCGAGTACGCGGCGGCGCATGCGACGCATCCGCAGCACGCGCGCTCGCAGTACGCGCGACTCATGCGCGAGGGTGACGGCGCGATACTGCCCGCGGTGACGCGCGTCGAACGGAACGACGGCCTCACAAAGTTTTGCCTGCCAGTCGGCACGCACCCCGGTATGGCGCTGGAAACCGAGTCGGTGATCATCCCGATGCGCAACTACAGCGGCATGGATTGGTACACGCTCTGTCTGTCATCACAGGTCGGTTGCCGCATGGGCTGTACGTTCTGCGAGACTGGGCGCATGGGGTTGCTGCGCAATCTCAGCAGCGCCGAGATCGTGCGCCAACGGTTGGTAGCTCGCCAGCTCATGCTCGATCAGGACCCACTCGCCGCTACGCGCCCGTTTCGCTACTTCTCGGACGGCATCCGCAACCTGGTGTTCATGGGGATGGGCGAACCGCTCGACAACTTCGACGCGGTCGTCCAAGCGATCCGTGTTTTCAACGACCCGCGCGGCCTGGACATTCCGCTCACGCAAGTCACCATCTCCACCGTTGGCCGCATCGACGGCATCCGCAAGCTGGCGCAACTCAACTGGCCGAACTTGCGGCTGGCGATCTCCCTCAACGCGCCGAACGATCGGCTGCGTGATGAGCTGATGCCGATCAACAAGGGCATGCCGTTGGCGGATCTGCAGCTTGCGCTACTGGACTATCCGCTGCCGCGGCGCGGGCTGTTTCTCATCGAGTACGTACTGATTAAGGACGTGAACGATGCGCCGGCTCTTGCCGACGAGGTTGCCGCGTGGTGCCGTCCGCTGCGCTGCGTCGTCAACGTCATTCCGTACAACCCGCAACGCGATGCGAGCTACGCGACGCCGTCGGACGACGCCATCGTGCGGTTCTGCGCGCGGCTGCGGTCGCAGGGCGTCTTCGTCAAGCGCCGCATCACACACGGCCGCGATTTGAT
- a CDS encoding D-2-hydroxyacid dehydrogenase — MRLLTTERFVRDYGEAYRRICEATRLELDPLTLPPGDRRFTPTELEQIAVACFTGNFETDAVFTRRFLGSALHAPNLRWMHLPNAGVDHPVFGQLLARGVRLTNSSGAAAEPIAQTAIGGLLALARGFPRWSAAQRRHEWAPHRADHTPRDLRGQTIVIVGVGAIGNQIGRLAQALGITVVGVRRRPLTDQDYVDEMYQPSALRDLLPRADWLVVTCPLTDETRGLIGADALARLPANAHVINVARGPIVDESALIAALQSGRVAGAYLDVFEQEPLPADSPLWDLPNVIISPHNSAASTGNAARVSELFLRNLEHWGRGDPLENEVRDR, encoded by the coding sequence ATGCGCCTGTTGACGACCGAGCGGTTTGTGCGCGACTACGGCGAGGCCTATCGCCGCATCTGCGAAGCGACCCGGCTCGAACTCGACCCGTTGACGCTGCCGCCAGGCGACCGGCGCTTCACTCCAACAGAGTTGGAACAGATTGCGGTCGCTTGCTTCACCGGTAACTTCGAGACCGACGCGGTCTTCACGCGACGCTTCCTCGGCAGCGCGCTGCACGCACCGAACCTGCGCTGGATGCACCTGCCGAACGCGGGTGTCGATCATCCGGTGTTCGGCCAATTGCTCGCGCGCGGCGTACGGCTGACGAACTCGTCGGGGGCGGCGGCGGAGCCGATCGCACAAACCGCCATCGGCGGGTTGCTGGCCCTGGCGCGCGGCTTTCCGCGCTGGAGTGCGGCGCAACGCCGCCACGAGTGGGCGCCGCACCGCGCCGATCACACCCCGCGCGATCTGCGCGGACAAACGATAGTGATCGTCGGCGTCGGTGCCATCGGCAATCAGATCGGACGGCTGGCGCAGGCGCTCGGCATAACCGTCGTCGGCGTGCGCCGCCGTCCGCTGACGGATCAGGACTACGTCGACGAGATGTACCAGCCGAGCGCGTTGCGCGATCTGTTGCCGCGCGCGGACTGGCTCGTCGTGACCTGTCCGCTCACCGATGAGACGCGCGGACTCATCGGCGCCGATGCGTTGGCGCGCCTGCCCGCCAACGCCCATGTCATCAACGTCGCGCGCGGGCCGATCGTCGACGAATCGGCGTTGATCGCCGCGTTGCAATCGGGTCGCGTGGCGGGCGCCTATCTCGATGTGTTCGAGCAGGAGCCGCTGCCGGCCGACTCGCCGCTGTGGGATTTGCCGAACGTGATCATCTCCCCGCACAACTCCGCCGCATCGACGGGCAATGCTGCGCGAGTGAGCGAGTTGTTCCTGCGCAACCTCGAACACTGGGGCCGCGGCGATCCGCTCGAGAACGAAGTGCGCGACCGGTGA
- a CDS encoding patatin-like phospholipase family protein: protein MKTGTFCNQPTLCMAVRRLPYLLVMSALAIGCATKHATYEIRHRALSYDASLLSSDYKEEMKYVRNRRDKLCTQRTGDVDTEYGQSSCHIAACDGQAPVQAALLRWDIQQFTQQCKADAAERDALCARAHAAIATPSDKPIPTLTGLTFSGGGIRSASFSLGVLQALDALHLLSQVDYMSAVSGGAYMASWVQAHLGGDQHDVYRDSLYYKVAATDFPDLLDDRGDNVEQLRTHAGFLSKGGYWEGSRLAFAYAWRWPFNFVLDVLAHVKVGINRFHPIAIYEDRIENTYFRGEQPAHSSAPPKRALKVSEANADPATTPYLIINGNLVNMGAPRDGRGSYECPALRKKEPTTFSRWVSTPVAEVFSLFGYPRRTFSDDTCNHYNFEFTRDFTGSDGLGYIKSEAFDRHVQHVEMDHGKPVKVWVDGDMNDGGSFPLAHAVAASGAAFDPDGYFGAVSGGEWWTWPIEYLASPVNLNLGYETWNFAREYNGFFGTGYDYFRMLTAQRLWEPSTDARWIKVTDGGHYEDLGIASLVRRGVSCIIAVDAGADPKWGFDDLKVLADRLRELGLTLKLDAATFDQARARGHVRLTVTKSSDSTTIVSTILYLKPLANPVDMSDRDKHPEHRDRIPHHLDAQWWSDKGDTDAVDKIKKIEWYQRTKAATDFPHTSTLVQSYDWETFDAYRMLGFQMAKTYLPYVADLDKCNFAKDEE from the coding sequence ATGAAGACTGGAACCTTCTGCAACCAGCCAACGCTGTGCATGGCTGTTCGGCGACTGCCGTACCTGCTCGTCATGTCAGCACTGGCAATCGGCTGCGCCACGAAACACGCGACGTATGAGATCCGTCACCGGGCGCTTTCTTACGACGCGTCGTTGCTCTCCAGCGACTACAAAGAGGAGATGAAATACGTGCGTAATCGACGCGACAAGTTGTGCACCCAGCGGACTGGCGACGTTGATACGGAATACGGTCAATCCTCGTGCCACATCGCGGCCTGCGACGGACAAGCACCGGTGCAAGCCGCTCTGCTCCGATGGGACATTCAGCAGTTCACTCAGCAGTGCAAGGCTGATGCAGCGGAGCGCGATGCCCTGTGCGCTCGTGCCCACGCGGCAATTGCAACGCCTTCCGACAAACCAATCCCAACGCTCACTGGTCTCACCTTTTCCGGCGGGGGTATCCGCTCAGCCAGCTTCAGCCTTGGCGTGCTGCAAGCGCTCGATGCGCTCCATCTCTTGTCGCAAGTGGACTACATGAGCGCGGTCTCGGGCGGGGCGTACATGGCGAGCTGGGTGCAGGCGCATCTCGGCGGCGATCAGCACGACGTCTATCGTGACAGTCTGTACTACAAGGTTGCCGCCACGGACTTTCCCGATCTGCTGGACGACCGCGGCGACAACGTCGAACAGTTGCGCACGCATGCGGGGTTCCTCAGCAAGGGTGGGTACTGGGAAGGTTCGCGTCTCGCGTTCGCCTACGCGTGGCGGTGGCCGTTCAACTTCGTCCTCGATGTGCTGGCCCACGTCAAAGTCGGCATCAACCGATTTCACCCGATCGCCATTTACGAGGACCGGATTGAGAATACGTACTTCCGCGGCGAGCAGCCCGCCCACAGCAGCGCCCCGCCGAAGCGTGCGCTCAAAGTCAGTGAAGCAAACGCCGATCCTGCGACGACGCCGTACCTCATCATCAACGGCAACCTCGTGAACATGGGCGCGCCGCGCGATGGCCGTGGAAGCTACGAATGTCCCGCCCTGCGGAAGAAGGAGCCGACCACCTTTAGCCGCTGGGTGAGCACGCCTGTGGCAGAGGTCTTCTCGCTTTTCGGATATCCGAGGAGAACGTTTTCCGATGACACGTGCAACCACTACAACTTCGAATTCACTCGCGACTTCACGGGTTCGGATGGACTCGGATATATCAAGTCCGAAGCGTTTGATCGCCACGTACAACACGTCGAAATGGACCACGGTAAGCCGGTGAAGGTTTGGGTTGACGGCGATATGAACGACGGAGGTTCATTCCCTTTGGCGCACGCGGTCGCCGCGTCGGGAGCGGCATTCGATCCCGACGGCTACTTCGGTGCGGTGAGCGGAGGGGAGTGGTGGACCTGGCCTATCGAATACCTGGCCAGCCCCGTCAATCTCAACTTGGGCTACGAGACCTGGAACTTTGCCCGCGAGTACAACGGATTCTTCGGCACGGGATACGACTACTTCCGGATGTTGACTGCGCAGCGTCTCTGGGAACCCTCAACCGATGCCCGCTGGATAAAGGTCACCGACGGCGGGCACTACGAAGATCTCGGTATCGCCTCGTTGGTGCGTCGCGGGGTGTCATGCATCATCGCGGTCGATGCCGGCGCCGATCCGAAGTGGGGGTTCGACGACCTGAAGGTCCTCGCGGATCGGCTCAGGGAGCTTGGACTGACTCTCAAACTCGATGCCGCCACCTTCGACCAGGCGCGCGCGCGAGGTCACGTGCGGCTGACCGTGACCAAGTCGAGCGACTCGACCACCATCGTCTCCACGATCTTGTATCTCAAGCCACTCGCGAACCCAGTAGACATGTCGGACCGAGACAAACACCCTGAGCACCGCGACCGCATCCCCCACCACTTGGACGCACAATGGTGGAGTGACAAGGGGGACACGGACGCCGTCGACAAGATCAAGAAAATCGAATGGTACCAGCGGACCAAAGCCGCCACCGACTTTCCGCATACCTCGACGCTAGTCCAAAGTTACGACTGGGAGACGTTCGACGCCTATCGCATGCTGGGCTTCCAGATGGCGAAGACGTACTTGCCGTACGTTGCCGATCTCGACAAGTGCAACTTTGCCAAGGATGAAGAATAG
- a CDS encoding MFS transporter, translating into MESDHTRALRILFLCLVCIGLGQSMLFAILPPAAREIGLSPFQVSTIFASSAAIWVFVSPWWGRRSDAVGRRPIILIGLLGYALSMALLATMIKVGVAKLLPVMAVYPLMVASRCLFALFGSGTGPASQAYVADRTTRSERTAGVALVNAAMGLGETVGPGIGAALAAFGLLTPLYLSAGLAVVSAAMIWFYLPEDSAPHAHAVERPRKLKLRDPRVWPFLLVATSMQAVRATTVITLAFFLQDTLKLTSQQTVQYSGIGFVTLAVSGLFAQLVLVQRFRPSARVMVRVGLPLMLAAFMLFVAGSSFVTYLLALVLLGLGIGLVRPGNAAAASLAVEPNEQGAAAGLVGGVSVIGNVFGPMLGTQLYQRWPIGPYLLNAAIMAGVFVYLLSNRRLRVVR; encoded by the coding sequence ATGGAGTCCGATCACACGCGCGCTTTGCGCATCCTGTTTCTTTGCCTCGTCTGCATCGGCCTCGGTCAGTCGATGCTGTTCGCGATCTTGCCGCCGGCGGCGCGCGAGATTGGACTGTCGCCGTTTCAAGTGTCGACCATCTTCGCGAGCTCGGCGGCGATCTGGGTGTTCGTCAGTCCGTGGTGGGGGCGGCGCAGCGACGCCGTTGGGCGACGGCCGATCATCCTCATCGGCTTGCTCGGTTACGCGCTGTCGATGGCGCTGTTGGCAACTATGATCAAGGTCGGCGTTGCCAAGTTGCTGCCGGTGATGGCGGTGTATCCACTGATGGTGGCCTCGCGCTGTCTGTTTGCGCTCTTCGGTTCCGGCACCGGCCCGGCGTCGCAAGCCTACGTCGCTGATCGCACCACGCGCAGCGAGCGCACCGCCGGCGTCGCCCTGGTCAACGCGGCAATGGGCTTGGGCGAAACCGTCGGCCCGGGAATCGGCGCGGCGCTCGCCGCCTTCGGTCTGCTCACGCCACTGTACCTATCGGCCGGCCTCGCGGTCGTCAGCGCGGCGATGATCTGGTTCTACTTGCCCGAGGACAGCGCCCCGCACGCGCATGCCGTCGAGCGCCCGCGCAAGCTCAAGCTTCGCGATCCGCGTGTGTGGCCGTTCCTGCTGGTGGCAACGTCGATGCAAGCGGTGCGCGCAACGACGGTCATCACCCTCGCGTTCTTCTTGCAAGACACGCTGAAGCTGACGTCGCAGCAAACCGTGCAGTACTCGGGCATCGGCTTCGTCACGCTCGCAGTGTCGGGGCTGTTCGCGCAGCTCGTCCTCGTGCAGCGCTTCCGGCCGTCGGCGCGAGTGATGGTTCGCGTCGGCCTGCCGCTCATGCTCGCCGCGTTCATGCTGTTCGTCGCGGGCAGTAGCTTCGTCACCTATCTGCTCGCACTGGTGCTCTTGGGGCTCGGCATCGGCCTGGTGCGCCCTGGCAATGCGGCCGCCGCTTCGCTGGCCGTCGAGCCCAACGAGCAAGGCGCGGCCGCCGGTCTCGTCGGCGGCGTGTCCGTCATCGGTAACGTGTTCGGTCCGATGCTGGGTACGCAACTCTATCAACGGTGGCCGATTGGTCCCTACTTGTTGAACGCGGCCATCATGGCTGGCGTCTTCGTCTACCTGCTCTCGAATCGGCGGCTGCGAGTGGTTCGCTAG